A portion of the Vanessa atalanta chromosome 14, ilVanAtal1.2, whole genome shotgun sequence genome contains these proteins:
- the LOC125068638 gene encoding eukaryotic translation initiation factor 5 has product MGSVNVNRNVADAFYRYKMPRICAKVEGKGNGIKTVIVNMPEVAKAIGRPATYPTKYFGCELGAQTQFDFKNERFIVNGSHDSAKLQDLLDGFIRKFVLCPECDNPETELIVSTKRNTISQGCKACGYHGPLEFNHKLNTFILKNPPAADPSMQGSSVTESNRGKRSKRSGPAANGNHDGDNHDAKNESDVPVTPTAPNPKSKKKSKAAEDDDDDCNWTVDVSEEAVRARMQDLTEGAKSMTLSEDSEKNEKQRMDLFYSFLKQRSDAGEVEGTKAVSDILHEADRLEVKSKALLVAFEVLVGANTLAADVKRHRVLLLRLARADPRAPRAALHALTALAATSAALLPRVPAVLKLLYDLDIVEEKTILEWAAKPSRKFAPKEVVADVLKRAQPFIDWLQQADEEDSSDDASEEDIEIEYDDRAKVTPIKAVTTPAAPPKPQQEDDGDIDVDIDAI; this is encoded by the exons ATGGGGTCCGTTAACGTAAATCGGAACGTGGCGGACGCGTTCTACCGCTACAAGATGCCGCGCATCTGCGCCAAGGTGGAGGGCAAGGGGAACGGCATCAAGACCGTCATCGTCAACATGCCCGAGGTCGCCAAGGCCATCGGCAGGCCCGCTACGT ATCCGACCAAATACTTCGGTTGCGAGCTGGGTGCTCAGACACAGTTTGACTTCAAGAACGAACGTTTCATCGTCAACGGCAGCCATGACTCCGCCAAGTTGCAGGACCTGCTGGACGG GTTCATCCGTAAGTTCGTGCTGTGCCCCGAGTGCGACAACCCGGAGACGGAGCTGATCGTGTCGACGAAGCGCAACACCATCTCGCAGGGCTGCAAGGCGTGCGGCTACCACGGCCCGCTCGAGTTCAACCACAAGCTCAACACCTTCATACTCAAAAACCCACCGGCCGCCGACCCCAGCATGCAG gGTTCATCGGTGACGGAAAGCAATCGTGGCAAGCGCTCGAAGAGAAGCGGTCCCGCTGCCAACGGCAATCACGATGGGGACAATCATGACGCCAAAAac GAGAGCGACGTGCCGGTAACTCCAACAGCTCCGAATCCGAAGAGCAAGAAGAAGAGCAAAGCTGctgaggatgatgatgatgattgcAACTGGACTGTCGACGTGAGCGAGGAGGCTGTGAGGGCGAGGATGCAAG ATTTAACCGAGGGAGCGAAGAGTATGACTCTATCGGAGGACAGCGAGAAGAATGAGAAACAACGTATGGACTTGTTCTACTCGTTCCTCAAGCAACGCTCCGATGCGGGCGAAGTGGAGGGCACGAAGGCTGTCAGCGATATCTTGCACGAGGCAGACAG GCTGGAGGTGAAGTCCAAGGCGCTGCTCGTGGCGTTCGAGGTGCTGGTGGGCGCCAACACGCTGGCGGCGGACGTGAAGCGCCACCGCGTGCTGCTGCTGCGCCTGGCGCGCGCCGACCcccgcgcgccgcgcgccgcgctgCACGCGCTCACCGCGCTCGCCGCCACCAGCGCCGCGCTGCTGCCGCGCGTGCCCGCCGTGCTCAAG CTGTTGTACGACCTGGACATCGTGGAGGAGAAGACCATCCTGGAGTGGGCGGCCAAGCCGTCCCGCAAGTTCGCGCCCAAGGAGGTGGTGGCGGACGTGCTGAAGCGCGCGCAGCCCTTCATCGACTGGCTGCAGCAGGCGGACGAGGAGGACTCCAGCGACGACGCCAGCGAGGAGGACATCGAG ATCGAGTACGACGATCGTGCCAAGGTGACGCCCATCAAGGCGGTGACGACCCCCGCCGCCCCGCCCAAGCCGCAGCAGGAGGACGACGGAGACATCGATGTCGACATCGACGCCATATAG
- the LOC125068853 gene encoding ninjurin-A isoform X2, producing MSTEGHVLNNRTETPGFHRAPKTLDMNDVEMVFGTPASTRARVLPDVHLISNEKTNGRDKLPNNHKSDGSDNTLSSQPLLEPDKDRPKPPLAGPEIDDLDEEQPTEATPYPGIDDGLLEPNNNKPAVNGEGEDGKSDGDSHHTHPTRDDGVGTEDDLNGFGPRFGIDDRPGSPMMPGSIPDVNTYQQKKNLAQGMMDLALLSANANQLRYVLESSSTHPYYYPSLTFISLSIIFQIAVGIGLIMNSRYNVKDDKDICKADKINNMTVLGIFLVTIVNVFITSFSVATPTTIANIGNSIQQAG from the exons ATGTCTACAGAAGgtcatgttttaaataatagaacGGAAACGCCGGGGTTCCACAGGGCTCCAAAAACACTGGACATGAATGATGTCGAAATGGTTTTTGGTACACCTGCATCTACACGAGCCAGAGTTCTACCTGACGTTCATCTCATCTCGAATGAAAAGACTAACGGTAGAGACAAG CTTCCAAACAATCACAAGAGCGATGGAAGCGACAATACTCTGTCTTCACAGCCCTTATTGGAACCGGACAAGGACCGACCCAAGCCGCCACTCGCTG GACCAGAAATTGACGACTTAGACGAGGAACAACCGACGGAAGCCACCCCATACCCAGGCATCGACGACGGTCTCCTGgaacctaataataataaaccggCCGTCAACGGAgaag gcgAGGATGGAAAGTCAGATGGTGACTCTCACCACACGCACCCGACGCGGGACGACGGTGTTGGCACTGAAGACG ATTTGAATGGCTTCGGACCAAGATTTGGGATTGACGATCGGCCCGGCTCGCCCATGATGCCTGGG TCGATCCCAGACGTGAACACAtatcaacaaaagaaaaatctcGCTCAGGGAATGATGGACCTCGCACTATTGTCAGCGAATGCCAATCAACTCCGCTACGTCTTAGAGTCTTCGTCCACACACCCCTATTACTACCCCAGTCTTACATTCATATCGCTCAGTATTATATTTCAG aTTGCAGTGGGCATAGGTCTCATCATGAACAGCCGGTACAACGTCAAAGACGACAAGGACATCTGCAAAGCTGATAAAATCAACAACATGACAGTGTTAGGTATCTTCCTCGTCACTATCGTGAACGTTTTCATCACTTCGTTCAGTGTTGCAACACCTACCACAATAGCAAACATAGGGAATTCAATACAACAGGCTGGATAA
- the LOC125068853 gene encoding ninjurin-A isoform X1, with translation MSTEGHVLNNRTETPGFHRAPKTLDMNDVEMVFGTPASTRARVLPDVHLISNEKTNGRDKLPNNHKSDGSDNTLSSQPLLEPDKDRPKPPLAGPEIDDLDEEQPTEATPYPGIDDGLLEPNNNKPAVNGEGEDGKSDGDSHHTHPTRDDGVGTEDGKWPWPSTDETDYPYDLNGFGPRFGIDDRPGSPMMPGSIPDVNTYQQKKNLAQGMMDLALLSANANQLRYVLESSSTHPYYYPSLTFISLSIIFQIAVGIGLIMNSRYNVKDDKDICKADKINNMTVLGIFLVTIVNVFITSFSVATPTTIANIGNSIQQAG, from the exons ATGTCTACAGAAGgtcatgttttaaataatagaacGGAAACGCCGGGGTTCCACAGGGCTCCAAAAACACTGGACATGAATGATGTCGAAATGGTTTTTGGTACACCTGCATCTACACGAGCCAGAGTTCTACCTGACGTTCATCTCATCTCGAATGAAAAGACTAACGGTAGAGACAAG CTTCCAAACAATCACAAGAGCGATGGAAGCGACAATACTCTGTCTTCACAGCCCTTATTGGAACCGGACAAGGACCGACCCAAGCCGCCACTCGCTG GACCAGAAATTGACGACTTAGACGAGGAACAACCGACGGAAGCCACCCCATACCCAGGCATCGACGACGGTCTCCTGgaacctaataataataaaccggCCGTCAACGGAgaag gcgAGGATGGAAAGTCAGATGGTGACTCTCACCACACGCACCCGACGCGGGACGACGGTGTTGGCACTGAAGACGGTAAATGGCCTTGGCCGTCTACCGACGAGACGGACTATCCTTACG ATTTGAATGGCTTCGGACCAAGATTTGGGATTGACGATCGGCCCGGCTCGCCCATGATGCCTGGG TCGATCCCAGACGTGAACACAtatcaacaaaagaaaaatctcGCTCAGGGAATGATGGACCTCGCACTATTGTCAGCGAATGCCAATCAACTCCGCTACGTCTTAGAGTCTTCGTCCACACACCCCTATTACTACCCCAGTCTTACATTCATATCGCTCAGTATTATATTTCAG aTTGCAGTGGGCATAGGTCTCATCATGAACAGCCGGTACAACGTCAAAGACGACAAGGACATCTGCAAAGCTGATAAAATCAACAACATGACAGTGTTAGGTATCTTCCTCGTCACTATCGTGAACGTTTTCATCACTTCGTTCAGTGTTGCAACACCTACCACAATAGCAAACATAGGGAATTCAATACAACAGGCTGGATAA